Proteins encoded by one window of Planctomycetia bacterium:
- a CDS encoding DUF1592 domain-containing protein: MQRIFLALLLFVAAEQGVVARAADGRSGAEIYKQLCASCHGLSGEGVKAHYAKPLVGDKSIVELAELIAKTMPEGDPEKCVGPDAARVAAYIYETFYSPIAQARNQPAKLELSRLTVRQYRQSVADLVGSFRWTNKWDDKRGLKGEYFKKRTSQKELERLDPTVDFDFGEVSPLVGKIEPVEFGMRWSGSLLAPESGDFEFILETQNGARLWVNDMQTPLIDGSVRSGKDVALRESVRLLGGRAYPIRLEFFKSKEAKEKTARIVLKWKQPHREPEVVPARCLSPVAFPELFISTVPFPPDDRSVGYERGTAVSEAWEQAVMDSAIEVSAYVYAKISELAGTKPDAKDRNEKLREFARKFAERAFRRPLTDDLKKLYLERPFAETPDPELAVKRCVLLVLMSPRFLYHEVDHGKPDSFDVAARLSFGLWDSLPDQGLMQAAAQGKLSTPAEVRKQAERMLDDPRTRGKLHDFFVQWLRVDHFEELSKDTKRFPDFDDALVSDLHTALDLFLDDVIWSESSDFRQLLLADSLYLNGKLSKFYGGSLPADAPFQKVSLPKGPRAGVLTHPYLMAGYAYNATSSPIHRGVFIARSVLGRALRPPPEAVAPLAADLHAELTTRQRVDLQTKAESCQACHRMINPLGFAFENFDAVGRFRAEEKGKPIDATGVYQTRTGEKVKFSDVRELAAFLARSDETHEAFVEQLFHYLVKQPILAYGPQTHIELERSFAAQGFHIRKLMIEMLVASAFGSRDGSMAQNDLPAKSQAAPTAPVKGQPVTVKK; the protein is encoded by the coding sequence ATGCAGCGAATCTTCCTCGCTCTGCTTCTCTTCGTTGCCGCCGAGCAGGGTGTCGTCGCGCGCGCCGCAGATGGCCGAAGCGGGGCCGAGATTTATAAGCAGCTCTGTGCATCGTGTCATGGTCTGAGCGGCGAAGGGGTGAAGGCGCACTACGCGAAGCCGCTGGTCGGCGATAAGTCGATCGTCGAGTTGGCCGAACTGATCGCCAAGACGATGCCCGAGGGAGATCCGGAAAAGTGCGTTGGGCCGGATGCTGCGCGCGTGGCGGCTTATATCTACGAGACGTTTTATTCGCCGATCGCGCAGGCTCGCAATCAACCCGCGAAGCTCGAGCTTTCGCGCCTCACCGTCCGCCAATATCGCCAATCGGTCGCCGATCTCGTCGGTAGCTTTCGTTGGACGAACAAATGGGACGACAAACGAGGCTTAAAAGGAGAGTACTTCAAGAAACGTACTTCGCAAAAAGAGCTCGAACGTCTCGACCCCACCGTCGACTTCGACTTCGGCGAGGTGAGCCCGCTCGTCGGTAAGATCGAACCGGTCGAGTTCGGCATGCGCTGGTCGGGTTCCTTGCTCGCACCCGAATCGGGCGACTTCGAATTCATTCTCGAAACGCAAAACGGCGCGCGTCTTTGGGTCAACGACATGCAGACCCCGCTCATCGACGGCAGCGTCCGCTCCGGCAAAGACGTCGCGCTGCGCGAATCGGTTCGCCTGCTCGGCGGCCGTGCTTACCCGATTCGGCTCGAATTCTTCAAGTCGAAGGAAGCGAAAGAAAAGACGGCGCGGATCGTGCTGAAGTGGAAGCAACCGCATCGCGAACCGGAAGTGGTTCCCGCGCGTTGCTTGTCGCCGGTCGCTTTTCCGGAACTGTTCATCTCGACCGTGCCGTTTCCGCCCGACGATCGGAGCGTCGGCTACGAACGGGGGACGGCGGTTTCCGAAGCTTGGGAACAAGCGGTGATGGACTCCGCCATCGAAGTATCGGCGTATGTCTACGCGAAGATTTCGGAACTCGCCGGCACGAAGCCCGATGCGAAAGATCGCAACGAGAAACTACGCGAGTTCGCCCGCAAGTTTGCGGAGCGGGCTTTCCGTCGTCCGCTGACCGACGACTTAAAAAAGCTTTATCTCGAGCGGCCGTTCGCGGAAACGCCCGATCCCGAGTTGGCCGTGAAGCGGTGCGTGTTGCTGGTGTTGATGTCGCCGCGGTTCTTGTATCACGAAGTCGATCACGGCAAGCCCGACTCGTTCGATGTGGCCGCGCGGCTTTCGTTCGGCCTTTGGGATTCGCTTCCCGATCAGGGTCTCATGCAAGCGGCGGCGCAGGGCAAGCTCTCGACTCCCGCGGAAGTGCGCAAGCAAGCGGAACGGATGCTCGACGACCCTCGTACGCGCGGCAAGCTCCACGATTTTTTCGTGCAATGGCTGCGGGTCGATCACTTCGAGGAACTCTCGAAAGACACGAAGCGCTTCCCCGACTTCGACGACGCTCTGGTTTCCGACCTACATACGGCGCTCGACTTATTTCTCGACGATGTCATCTGGAGCGAGAGTTCCGACTTCCGCCAATTGCTCCTCGCCGACTCGCTTTACCTGAACGGCAAGCTCTCGAAGTTCTACGGCGGCTCGTTGCCCGCAGACGCCCCGTTTCAAAAAGTAAGCCTCCCGAAAGGGCCGCGCGCCGGAGTGCTGACGCATCCCTACCTCATGGCCGGCTATGCCTACAACGCTACGAGCTCGCCGATTCATCGGGGCGTGTTCATCGCTCGCAGCGTGTTGGGCCGCGCCTTGCGACCGCCGCCGGAAGCGGTTGCGCCGTTGGCCGCGGATCTCCATGCCGAGTTGACGACTCGGCAGCGCGTCGACTTGCAGACGAAAGCCGAGTCGTGCCAAGCCTGTCATCGGATGATCAATCCGCTCGGCTTCGCTTTCGAGAACTTCGACGCCGTCGGACGGTTCCGCGCCGAAGAGAAAGGGAAACCGATCGATGCGACCGGCGTTTACCAAACCCGAACCGGCGAGAAAGTAAAGTTCTCCGACGTGCGCGAGCTCGCGGCCTTCTTGGCGCGCAGCGACGAGACCCACGAAGCGTTTGTCGAGCAGTTGTTTCACTATCTGGTCAAGCAGCCGATCCTCGCCTACGGGCCGCAGACGCACATAGAATTGGAGCGTTCGTTCGCCGCGCAAGGATTTCATATTCGCAAACTGATGATCGAGATGCTGGTGGCTTCGGCGTTCGGGTCGCGCGATGGTTCGATGGCGCAGAACGATCTGCCTGCGAAATCGCAAGCGGCTCCGACTGCGCCCGTGAAGGGGCAACCTGTGACGGTTAAGAAGTAA